A window of Augochlora pura isolate Apur16 unplaced genomic scaffold, APUR_v2.2.1 APUR_unplaced_2894, whole genome shotgun sequence genomic DNA:
gtaacattaatttatatagacaaatataaatataatataatatttatataagcaGATATATCTGCCtaacattaattaacataatctATACAACTATTAAGTGCTACAGCACAGTACGTAGGACTACCTTCAGACATGGGAGAGAACATGTGATATTGAGCAGAGGCTGCGCCAGAGCTAACACCGAATATAGTGACCCTGTTTGGACAGCCACCAAAGAAATGTATATTGTCTTTCACCCATTTCAACGCCAACACCTGATCCTTCATGCCGGCATTTCCGGGTGCAGCCTTATCTAACGTATTCAAGTATCCTGAAACATTTAGCAATTAAACAATTAGCTCAGAATAAATGACGATTGTACAAATGATTTACCGAGGGCACCGAGCCTGGAGTTAACGGTAACAACAATCACATCCTGCTCGACCAAAAAGTCTGGACCAAAGAGCATGTCGTCGCCGGTGCCATGTTCCCATCCGCCAGGGAAGAACCACACCATGACGGCTTTGCGTGCCTCTTTATCCAAAACCGGGGTGTAAACGTTCAGGTAAAGGCAGTCCTCGTCGCCGATCAACCCTTTCTTAATCATACAGTAGAACGGGCAAGTGGCGCGATGCTGGGTGGCATCGTACACGCCCTCCCATGGATTCGCTGGCTCTGCtatctgcaatttttaaatgtatttgttattaatttagcgATTTAAATGAACTGTTCCATGGAGTTCCGGATCCCAGCcaaaattattgcattaatattgagattattattattaattataagttCTTAATATTGATGTTAACAGTTAATGgtattaactataatttattaatattaatattgatattaatatcaaggttatgtcaagattattaatagtgatattaatatcaagattatgtcaagcttATTAAtagtgatattaatattaatatcaagattatgtcaaccttattaataatgatattaatattaatatcaaggttatgtcaagcttattaatattaatatcaaggTTATTTCAagcttattaatattaatatcaaggttatgtcaaccttattaatattaatatcaaggttatgtcgagcttattaatattaataaactatagttaataagtattaagtactaatatcaatattaataagttaattaatatcgatattaatattaatacgaacGATTTTAATTGCGACCTTATTCGAGCcgaatttatcaaattttttacaCGTATACCTTCTCCCGTGTTTTCTAACcaaaagaaattatgaaaacatccgaaaatatttttccatcaatTATATGTGACTTAAGACATTATCAATATAAGTAAAACACCGATAGAACAAAATACTTGTTACAAAAGCATTCGTGCAGAATTTAAATCAGAATAACTTATataattgaacgaaattacttaattttgcTTAGAACTGAAGGGACGAATTTTCTAATGAGCAACTAAACAAATTGACTCCGAAATAGCAATTTGT
This region includes:
- the LOC144477680 gene encoding juvenile hormone esterase-like; translated protein: MWPTSKWLTICGLVLVTVRADQDVQLEIPQGILKGLKTETILHNRGYYSFKGIPYAEPNVGPNKFRIAEPANPWEGVYDATQHRATCPFYCMIKKGLIGDEDCLYLNVYTPVLDKEARKAVMVWFFPGGWEHGTGDDMLFGPDFLVEQDVIVVTVNSRLGALGYLNTLDKAAPGNAGMKDQVLALKWVKDNIHFFGGCPNRVTIFGVSSGAASAQYHMFSPMSEGSPTYCAVALNSCIDYVN